DNA from Myxococcaceae bacterium JPH2:
GCGGCCCGAAGTCTCTTTCACCTGGGGGCAGAGGACGCAGCGCGTGCGCTGGAGCTGGGCGCCGCGCTGGCCCGGCTCCTGGCGGATCCGCAGCCGGAGGTGCGGCGCTCCGGCGTGAGCCTCGCGGCGGTGGTGCTGCCACCCGAGGAACTGCCGGACACGCTCTTGCCGCGCCTGCGCG
Protein-coding regions in this window:
- a CDS encoding HEAT repeat domain-containing protein — its product is MDWRAERDRALLVLEGDKRPATRAEAARSLFHLGAEDAARALELGAALARLLADPQPEVRRSGVSLAAVVLPPEELPDTLLPRLR